The genomic region GCGTGGCCTCACGTCCGCCGACATTACCGTCGCGCCCAGCGCCGCCTATGCCGCGACCATCGCGCGCCACTATCGCCTGCCGGACACGCCGGTGGTCGTCCACAACGGGCGACGGCCGTTGCCGCTGCCGCCACAGTCCGGCGAGGCGCCGGCCGATTTCGCCTTCACCGCGGGGCGGCTGTGGGATGATGTGAAGAACGCCCGCACGCTCGATCGCGCCGCCGCACTTCTGACGGTTCCGCTCCGCGCCGCCGGATCGACTCGGGGTCCGCACGGCGAGGAGCCGTCGCTGGAACATCTCGACCGGATGGGCCGGATCGATACCGCCGAACTCGCCGGGACGCTTGCCCAGCGCCCCATCTTCGTCAGCGCGGCTACATTCGAGCCGTTCGGTCTCGCCGTGCTCGAGGCAGCGGCGGCAGGCTGTCCGCTGGTGCTTTCGGACATCCCGACCTTCCGTGAGCTGTGGGACGGTGCCGCACGCTTCGTCGCTCCGCATGATGCGGCGGGCTTCGCCGAATCGATCAAGGCGCTGCGCGACGACCCGCTCGCGCGCCGACAGCTCGGCCAGGCTGCACGCAAGCGCTCGGCCCAGTACACGCCCGCCGCCATGGCTGCCGGCATGGCGCGGCTCTACTCGGGATTCCTGCCGGACGAAGGGCAAGGGAGAGCCGCTGCGTGAGGATCGTCTACTTCACGCACTCCTTGCGCAGCTGCTGGAACCACGGAAACGCACATTTTCTGCGCGGCGTGCTCCGCGAGTTGATCGCAGCCGGGCACGAGGTCCGTGCATTCGAGCCCGAGGCGAACTGGAGCCTCGCGCATCTGCTCGAGGATCATGGCGCGTCCGGACTCGATGCGTTTCGTCGTGCCTATCCCGATCTCGCGTCGATCCCCTATGCCTCCGGCGATCCGATCGAGCCCATGGTCGAGGGCGCCGATCTGGTGATCGTCCATGAATGGAACGAGCCGGCGCTGGTCGCCCGGCTCGGCCGACTGCGCGCGCGCGGCGGCCGCTTCCTCCTGCTGTTCCACGACACGCATCATCGCGCGGTGAGCGCGCCGGAGGAAATGCGCAGTTACGAGCTCGACGCCTATGACGGCGTGCTGGCGTTCGGCGAGACCCTCTCCGAAGTCTATCGCGACTGGGGTTGGCGCGACCGGGTATGGACTTGGCATGAAGCGGCCGACACCCGCCACTTCCACCTCCCCGCCGAGCCGCAGGATCGCGAGGGGCTGGTATGGATCGGCAACTGGGGCGACGGCGAACGGACCGAAGAGCTGGAACGCTTCCTCTTCCGCCCCGCCCGCGACGCCGGGCTTCCGCTCGACGTCCATGGGGTTCGCTATCCCGACAGCGCGAAGGCGACGCTGCGAGTCTTCGGCGCGCGCTACCATGGATGGGCACCGAACGCCGAAGTGCCGCGCCTGTTCGCGCGGCATCTGGCAACGGTGCACGTGCCGCGCCGATATTACACCACCATCCTGCCCGGCATTCCCACGATCCGCGTGTTCGAGGCACTCGCCTGCGGCATCCCGCTCGTCTCGGCGCCCTGGGACGACAGCGAGCATCTCTTCCGCCCCGGCGAGGATTATCTGGTGGCGGCCGACGAAAGCGCGATGCGGCGCCATCTCGTCGCGCTGCGCGACGATCCTGCGCTGCGGCAATCCCTTGCCGCCAAGGGGCTCGAGACCATTCGCGCCCGCCACACATGCGCGCACCGCGCCGACGAGCTGCTCGCCATCGCCGCGAGCCTGCGCGCCCAGCCTGCGGAGCATTGCGCATGAAAATCGCCTTCTACGGATCGAGCCTGTTGTCGAGCTACTGGAACGGAGCGGCGACCTATTATCGCGGGATGCTGAAGGCGCTCGCGGCGCACGGCCACGACATCCACTTCTACGAGCCCGACGCGTTCGACCGCCAGGCGCACCGCGACATCGAGCCGCCGGACTATGCCGCCGTAACGGTCTATCCGGCGGACGAGGACGGGCTTCGGTCAGTGCTGGCGGACGCCGCCCACGCCGATGTGGTCGTGAAGGCGAGCGGCGTCGGCGTGTTCGACACCGAGCTGCTGCAAGGCGTGCTGCGCCATGCCCGGCCCGACGCGACACGCATCTATTGGGACGTCGATGCCGCGGCCACGCTCGACGAGATTCGCAGTGCGCCCGATCACCCATTGCGAAACGCGCTGCCCGATTATGATCTGGTGCTCACCTATGGCGGCGGCGCGCCCGTCGTCGACGCCTATACCGGCTTCGGTGCCCGCGCCTGCGTGCCGATCTACAATGCGCTCGACCCGGAGACGCATCATCCGGTCCCACAGGATTCGCGCTTCGAGGCTGATCTCGCATTCCTCGCCAACCGGCTGCCCGACCGCGAGGCGCGTGTGGAGGAGTTCTTCCTGCGTGCCGCCGCCGCGCTGCCCGATCGCACTTTCCTGATCGGCGGCAACGGCTGGCACGACAAGACCATGCCCGGCAATGTCCGCCCGATCGGCCATGTCGGCACGCGCGACCACAATGCGTTCAACTGCACCCCCACGGCCGTGCTGAATGTTGCGCGCGATTCGATGGCGAACATCGGCTTTTCGCCTGCGACGCGCGTGTTCGAAGCCGCGGGCGCGGCCGCCTGTCTCATCACCGACGCCTGGGAGGGGATCGAGCAGTTCCTGGTACCCGACGAGGAAGTGCTGGTCGCCCGCGACGGGCAGGACGTCGCCGATCACATCGCAGCGCTCACGCCGGAACGCGCCGAGGCTATTGGGCAGGCAGCGCTGCGGCGCGTGCTCGCCGAACACACCTACGCCCTGCGCGGCGAACAGCTCGACTCGATCCTCAAGGCCGAGCGCGCCAAGGCGCGGGAGGCGGTGTGACATGAACCTCGTCGTACTCGGCCTCTCGCTCAGCTCGTCCTGGGGCAATGGTCATGCCACGACCTTCCGCGCGCTGCTGAAGGCATTCGCGGCACGCGGACACGACATCCTGTTTCTGGAGAGGGATGTTCCCTGGTATCGCGACCACCGCGACCTGCCGGACCCGAGCTTCTGTCAGCTCCGCTATTATGACGATCTCCACGATCTCGCCCGCTGGAGGAGTCGGATTGCCGCCGCCGACGCCGTCATCGTCGGTTCCTATGTTCCCGAAGGCGTTGCGGTCGCCCGGCTGGTGCAGGACTGGGCGCAAGGCCCGGTCGCCTTCTACGACATCGATACGCCGGTGACGCTGGCGAAGCTCGCGCGCGGCGACTTCGAATATCTCTCGCCCGAGGTGATCCCCGACTACGACGTCTATCTTTCGTTCACCGGCGGGCCGACGCTCGATCGGATCGAACGCGACTATGGTTCGCCGGCCGCACGGCCGCTCTACTGTTCGGTCGATCCCGAAGCCTATCCGCCGCTCGATGTGCCCAAGCGCTGGGATCTCTCCTATCTCGGCACCTACAGCCCCGATCGGCAGCCCACGCTCGAGAAGCTGCTGATCGAACCGGCGCGACGCTGCCCCGAGCGGCGCTTCGCGGTCGCGGGACCGCAGTATCCCGAAGACATCGACTGGCCGGAGAACGTCGAGCGGATCGATCATCTGCCGCCTGCCGACCACCCTGAATTCTACGGCGCGTCGCGCTTCACGCTGAACGTGACGCGCGCCGACATGATCGCCGCCGGCTGGTCGCCTTCGGTGCGCATCTTCGAAGCCTCGGCGTGCGGAGTGCCGATCCTCTCGGATCACTGGGAAGGCATCGAGACGCTGCTGGAGCCGGGGAGCGAATTGCTGCTCGCCGCCGGAGCGGACGACGTGCTCGCCGCGCTCGCACGCGACGCGCGCGAAATCGGCGGGAAGGCGCGTGAGCGCGTGCTGGCGGAGCATAGCGCGGCCCATCG from Sphingosinithalassobacter sp. CS137 harbors:
- a CDS encoding glycosyltransferase; this translates as MRIVYFTHSLRSCWNHGNAHFLRGVLRELIAAGHEVRAFEPEANWSLAHLLEDHGASGLDAFRRAYPDLASIPYASGDPIEPMVEGADLVIVHEWNEPALVARLGRLRARGGRFLLLFHDTHHRAVSAPEEMRSYELDAYDGVLAFGETLSEVYRDWGWRDRVWTWHEAADTRHFHLPAEPQDREGLVWIGNWGDGERTEELERFLFRPARDAGLPLDVHGVRYPDSAKATLRVFGARYHGWAPNAEVPRLFARHLATVHVPRRYYTTILPGIPTIRVFEALACGIPLVSAPWDDSEHLFRPGEDYLVAADESAMRRHLVALRDDPALRQSLAAKGLETIRARHTCAHRADELLAIAASLRAQPAEHCA
- a CDS encoding glycosyltransferase family 4 protein; translated protein: MRILMTADAVGGVWQYATDLAAALTPHGAQTVLAVLGPEPSPAQRAEAEAIRGLELVETGLPLDWMCDSAAPVRAAGKAVAALAREKHVDLVHLNSPALGADTWFGLPVVAVNHGCLSTWWEAARSEPLAPNYRWHRALMRRGLTSADITVAPSAAYAATIARHYRLPDTPVVVHNGRRPLPLPPQSGEAPADFAFTAGRLWDDVKNARTLDRAAALLTVPLRAAGSTRGPHGEEPSLEHLDRMGRIDTAELAGTLAQRPIFVSAATFEPFGLAVLEAAAAGCPLVLSDIPTFRELWDGAARFVAPHDAAGFAESIKALRDDPLARRQLGQAARKRSAQYTPAAMAAGMARLYSGFLPDEGQGRAAA
- a CDS encoding glycosyltransferase gives rise to the protein MNLVVLGLSLSSSWGNGHATTFRALLKAFAARGHDILFLERDVPWYRDHRDLPDPSFCQLRYYDDLHDLARWRSRIAAADAVIVGSYVPEGVAVARLVQDWAQGPVAFYDIDTPVTLAKLARGDFEYLSPEVIPDYDVYLSFTGGPTLDRIERDYGSPAARPLYCSVDPEAYPPLDVPKRWDLSYLGTYSPDRQPTLEKLLIEPARRCPERRFAVAGPQYPEDIDWPENVERIDHLPPADHPEFYGASRFTLNVTRADMIAAGWSPSVRIFEASACGVPILSDHWEGIETLLEPGSELLLAAGADDVLAALARDAREIGGKARERVLAEHSAAHRAAELEHHLGDAGRKSTFAGAAAATA
- a CDS encoding glycosyltransferase translates to MKIAFYGSSLLSSYWNGAATYYRGMLKALAAHGHDIHFYEPDAFDRQAHRDIEPPDYAAVTVYPADEDGLRSVLADAAHADVVVKASGVGVFDTELLQGVLRHARPDATRIYWDVDAAATLDEIRSAPDHPLRNALPDYDLVLTYGGGAPVVDAYTGFGARACVPIYNALDPETHHPVPQDSRFEADLAFLANRLPDREARVEEFFLRAAAALPDRTFLIGGNGWHDKTMPGNVRPIGHVGTRDHNAFNCTPTAVLNVARDSMANIGFSPATRVFEAAGAAACLITDAWEGIEQFLVPDEEVLVARDGQDVADHIAALTPERAEAIGQAALRRVLAEHTYALRGEQLDSILKAERAKAREAV